In Chryseobacterium turcicum, a single window of DNA contains:
- a CDS encoding aminotransferase class I/II-fold pyridoxal phosphate-dependent enzyme: MQDKIWLSSPHMGGNEQKYVNEAFAANWVAPLGPNVDGFEKDIEDFLNTDVKVAVLSAGTAALHLALIECGVEYGDEVICQSMTFSASANPIAYCGATPVFIDSEKETWNMCPVALEEAIQDRISKGKKPKAIIVVHLYGMPAKMDEITAIAEKFEIPVIEDAAEALGSTYKGKACGTFGRFGILSFNGNKIITTSGGGALVCHTQEDKDKAVFLSTQARDNAPHYQHSHIGYNYRMSNIVAGIGRGQMEVLNDRVEARRKMHDFYVDAFKDIDGVEVFSEPNEDYYSNHWLSAIVIDENITGINREDLRLAFLEDNIESRPLWKPMHLQPVFADAPYYGTNVAEKLFDDGLCLPSGSNLSDDDRLRIGKVIQKVFSKK, translated from the coding sequence ATGCAAGATAAAATCTGGTTATCTTCCCCACACATGGGAGGTAACGAACAAAAATATGTTAATGAAGCCTTTGCTGCCAATTGGGTAGCTCCTTTAGGTCCAAATGTAGATGGTTTTGAAAAAGATATTGAAGATTTTTTGAATACTGATGTAAAAGTAGCTGTTCTTTCTGCAGGTACTGCAGCGTTACATTTAGCTTTAATTGAGTGTGGAGTAGAATATGGTGATGAGGTAATCTGTCAATCGATGACGTTTTCGGCTTCGGCAAACCCAATTGCATATTGTGGAGCCACCCCAGTTTTTATAGATTCAGAGAAAGAAACATGGAATATGTGTCCGGTTGCTTTAGAAGAAGCAATTCAAGATAGAATTTCAAAAGGAAAGAAGCCAAAAGCAATCATTGTTGTTCATTTGTATGGGATGCCTGCTAAAATGGATGAAATTACTGCCATTGCTGAAAAATTTGAAATTCCTGTGATTGAAGATGCTGCAGAAGCTTTAGGTTCAACGTACAAAGGGAAAGCTTGCGGAACCTTTGGCCGTTTCGGGATTTTGTCTTTTAATGGGAACAAAATTATTACGACTTCTGGAGGTGGAGCATTAGTTTGTCATACTCAGGAAGATAAAGATAAAGCCGTGTTTTTGTCGACACAGGCGAGAGACAACGCTCCTCATTATCAGCATTCTCATATAGGATATAATTATCGAATGAGTAATATTGTAGCAGGAATCGGTCGTGGCCAAATGGAAGTTTTAAACGATAGAGTGGAAGCCCGCAGAAAAATGCACGATTTTTATGTTGATGCTTTCAAAGATATTGATGGCGTAGAAGTTTTTTCTGAACCTAATGAGGATTATTATTCCAACCATTGGTTGTCTGCCATTGTAATTGATGAAAATATAACAGGAATCAATCGTGAAGATTTAAGATTAGCTTTTCTTGAAGATAATATAGAATCTAGACCATTATGGAAACCAATGCACCTACAGCCGGTTTTTGCAGATGCTCCTTATTATGGAACTAATGTAGCTGAAAAATTATTTGATGATGGGTTGTGTTTGCCTTCGGGATCTAATCTTTCTGATGATGACAGACTGAGAATTGGGAAAGTAATACAAAAGGTATTTTCAAAAAAATAG
- a CDS encoding sugar transferase, which translates to MKKYPWWKVLMDYGLSFVAIIVLLPIFFILIILASLDTGFPGIFKQERVGRFGDVFVIYKFRTYHSKRHTKSNFGQWMRKTKLDELPQLFNILKGDMSLVGPRPDIPGYYDQLKNEDQLILHLKPGLTSEAGIKYRNEEEILNQQKNPLQYNDEVLFPEKVKMNLKYYHELSLKNDMYILFKTFSALR; encoded by the coding sequence ATGAAAAAATACCCATGGTGGAAAGTTTTAATGGACTACGGATTAAGTTTCGTAGCAATTATTGTTTTGCTGCCTATTTTCTTTATTCTAATCATTTTGGCATCTTTAGATACTGGGTTTCCTGGTATTTTTAAACAGGAAAGAGTCGGTAGATTCGGTGATGTTTTTGTAATTTATAAATTCAGAACCTATCACAGTAAAAGGCATACGAAATCTAATTTTGGTCAATGGATGAGAAAAACAAAGTTGGATGAATTGCCGCAGCTATTCAATATTCTTAAAGGCGATATGTCTTTGGTAGGCCCCAGACCAGATATTCCAGGGTATTATGATCAACTAAAAAATGAAGATCAATTGATTCTTCATTTAAAACCCGGATTAACGAGTGAGGCCGGAATAAAATACAGAAACGAAGAAGAAATTTTAAATCAACAGAAAAATCCGCTACAATACAACGATGAAGTTCTTTTTCCTGAAAAAGTGAAAATGAATCTCAAATATTATCATGAGCTTTCTTTAAAAAATGATATGTATATTTTATTTAAAACTTTTTCAGCTTTAAGATAA